One part of the Palaemon carinicauda isolate YSFRI2023 chromosome 23, ASM3689809v2, whole genome shotgun sequence genome encodes these proteins:
- the LOC137617093 gene encoding uncharacterized protein — MYHTVKLSTLDEHTHRFIWRDLDDSRPPDQYVLTTVTFGDRPSGTIAMVALRRTVEQFSKESPDVQDMILNNTCVDDILYSTDAIENAIKLIQDTERVLSQGSFRIKHWIVSGHYEHCNIRIIESDSEKILGLKWNPVDDYFSFAVRLNFTPRIRKVRSGPNLDISEFDFKFPEILTRRKILSQMASLYDPLGLVIPVLLKSSGIKWDDPLDDSMMNEWKAFFKELYGLESLTFRRPLKPYNAFGKPNLVIFSDGSTQAYGACAYVRWQISDNKFGSSLIMAKNKIAPVKQMSIPRLELCGALIAARMRELIVKEFSWEFESVYHIVDSTIVRSQIQKESHGFNTFVAVRIAEIQIKTDSRE, encoded by the coding sequence ATGTACCATACTGTAAAACTCAGCACACTAGATGAACATACACATAGATTTATATGGAGGGACTTGGATGATAGTAGGCCACCTGATCAGTATGTTCTTACCACAGTAACATTTGGAGATAGGCCCAGTGGTACTATAGCTATGGTAGCTTTGAGACGTACAGTAGAACAATTCAGTAAGGAATCCCCGGATGTGCAAGATATGATTCTTAATAATACATGTGTAGATGATATACTGTATTCTACTGATGCCATTGAGAATGCAATCAAATTGATACAGGATACTGAAAGGGTATTGTCGCAGGGAAGTTTCAGAATAAAGCACTGGATAGTCAGCGGGCATTATGAACACTGCAATATAAGAATAATAGAATCTGATAGTGAGAAAATCTTAGGTTTAAAATGGAACCCTGTAGATGACTATTTTTCCTTTGCTGTAAGACTCAACTTTACACCAAGAATAAGAAAGGTCAGGAGTGGTCCAAATTTAGATATAAgtgaatttgattttaaatttcCAGAAATATTAACACGCAGAAAGATATTAAGTCAAATGGCATCGTTGTATGATCCATTAGGGTTGGTTATACCAGTATTACTCAAATCAAGTGGAATCAAGTGGGATGATCCACTTGATGATTCCATGATGAACGAATGGAAAGCGTTTTTCAAAGAATTGTATGGACTGGAGTCATTAACTTTTAGAAGACCCTTAAAGCCATATAATGCTTTTGGTAAGCCGAACCTAGTAATATTTTCTGATGGTAGCACGCAAGCATATGGGGCTTGTGCATATGTGAGGTGGCAAATTAGTGATAATAAGTTTGGATCAAGTCTGATAATGGCGAAAAATAAGATTGCACCAGTGAAACAAATGTCTATTCCTCGTCTGGAATTATGTGGTGCTCTCATAGCTGCTAGGATGAGAGAACTCATAGTAAAGGAGTTTTCATGGGAGTTTGAGTCAGTCTATCACATAGTTGACTCGACAATTGTAAGATCACAAATTCAAAAGGAGTCCCATGGATTCAACACATTTGTTGCTGTACGCATTGCAGAGATACAAATAAAAACTGATTCAAGGGAATAG
- the LOC137617092 gene encoding uncharacterized protein gives MVNSKNMPVSVLWDLGADISFITNRMAKKLGLSGKHINLSMIKVGNAVEYHSSNEYCVPLIDKSGKVWNVNAVGFNEITAKIKKVDLSRVSELFEGISNLELNRPHGEIDMLIGASYCEILPRVVETNKGLQLLENQFGFSIRGRPDEITNQVNTSNHVFVRIHKLSSSVNLNEINIDPTENIKDQLDKFFAIEEMGTRSNARLRTTENRLRKLGNEYAMKYQKEIKDMVRRGVARKLTNKEIQEYNGPIHYIHHHEVLKPDSSSTPVRIVFNSSASYMG, from the exons ATGGTGAATAGTAAGAACATGCCTGTTAGTGTATTGTGGGATCTAGGAGCGGATATTTCATTCATAACAAATAGAATGGCTAAGAAATTGGGTTTAAGTGGAAAGCATATAAATTTATCCATGATCAAGGTGGGCAATGCGGTTGAATATCACTCAAGCAACGAATATTGTGTACCACTAATTGATAAATCTGGTAAGGTTTGGAATGTGAATGCTGTTGGATTTAATGAAATAACAGCCAAAATCAAGAAAGTAGACTTATCCAGGGTATCTGAACTTTTTGAGGGAATATCAAACTTAGAGCTGAATCGCCCACACGGGGAAATTGATATGCTTATCGGTGCTAGTTATTGTGAAATATTGCCAAGGGTTGTTGAAACAAATAAGGGTCTCCAGTTGCTAGAAAATCAGTTTGGGTTCAGCATACGTGGTAGACCTGATGAAATTACAAATCAAGTTAATACTAGTAATCATGTGTTTGTGAGAATTCATAAACTTTCAAGTTCAGTAAATTTGAATGAAATCAATATCGATCCAACAGAAAATATAAAGGATCAGTTAGATAAATTTTTTGCCATAGAAGAAATGGGAACAAGGT CAAATGCCAGGTTAAGAACAACAGAGAATAGATTAAGGAAACTTGGGAATGAGTATGcaatgaaatatcagaaagagataAAAGATATGGTTAGAAGGGGAGTAGCTAGGAAATTAACTAATAAGGAGATTCAAGAGTACAACGGCCCAATTCACTATATTCATCATCATGAGGTGTTGAAGCCAGATTCTAGTTCAACCCCAGTGCGCATTGTCTTCAATTCTTCAGCATCTTATATGGGATAG